The segment AAGTACCATTTAAATGCTTTAACGTTAACCACCAAACTTTTGAAAGTTAACAAAATTTAATGACAATCTAGAGACCTCTACTTGGTCAAAAACTAAGCAACTATTGAATACTTAAACTAAATGGTGTGTGCACATTCCAGCAAGCACATCCGAGTATACAGATCCAAGCGTTGGCATACAGATCATCTATTCCCTACTTACCAGAAGATCAGTTGTGATGAGGACACGACTGGAACCAGATCTGAACTCCCTCATGATAACGTCCCGTTCTTTCTGGTCCATATCACCATGCTAATAAAAGAGTGCCTTAATTAGTGAAGAGATTGGTGAAGGAAGACCATTGAAATAGTTTCTCTATTTGTCCCCACAGCATGAACCAGCAGACAGTCATAGGATGGCTGTGCTGGGATGAATATGGGATTATTTTTTCTGCCCCCACCAGATATAAGCAGCAACATCACAGAAGATGAGTCCTTGCCCAGTGATGGGGGCTGAAGGGaaaggaggacaaaataaataaaaaaataaataagtctcAACTCACTCACCAATGCAGACACTGTAAAGTcccttgcatgcattttttccgTCAGCCAATCCACCTTCCTACGTGTATTTATAAATATGACAGCCTGCGTGATTGTGAGCGTCTCGTACAAGTCACAGAGTGTGTCAAGCTTCCACTCCTGTAAAGAGACCTTGTGACTAGAGTACATGATATCACCACAAATATATTGACAGTACATTAAATCTGctgtatatatgcagtatatctTCAGAATAAGTCAACTGGCATACAGCTGTTCTGAACATGGTCACTTATTCTGGCCAGCttcacagccccccccccaccaaaacattacatacacaaatagcACAACTGCTTACCTCACGCTCCACATTGACATAAAATTGCCTGATACCCTCCAATGTTAACTCCTCTTTTTTTACAAGGATCCTAATGGGATCCCTCATGAATTTTTTTGTCACTTCAAGCACATCGGCAGGCATGGTGGCTGAGAGCAGGAccaccttaaaaataaaatatgaatataagAGATTACTTCATACAAGTTTTAAAGATTCTCagaattaaaaaccaaacaaagaaCAGTGCCTTGAAATGTTTAATAGTAGCAAGggattatacacacacaaaaaaaaaattctattgcatTGTCACATTCTCTTAAAAAAACATAGGGCTCAATTTTGTTTAAAGAAGAAGAATCTTGCCATCATTTAAGCACACCATTTTTAACAAAGGAAATTCACAGAAATTAAACACAATTGTATAGGCTGTCTTTACATTTGAAATATTCAGCTTTATTTGATGAGGGTGGTTTTCAGACAAAATGGTGAGATCATTTCTCAGGTTCTTCTGAGACAGCCTGCTGCAGCCTGCAAAACACAGGAGGCACTGACTTGACTCAGAGAGCTCATGAGCATCAGATGACACGCATGGGATATCATCACAAATGCCACCACAATAAACTTAGCACTGTAATATCTATCACAAATGCAGACATGTGACTACACCTCACCTGTGCATTGCTACTTAGTTTCTGGAATATGTCATAGATCTGATCCTTGAACCCTCTACTCAACATCTCATCTGCTTCATCCAATACAAACATCTTTATGTATTTAGGAGCTGTGAAGAACCAATTAAATGTTACAGTAATTTAAagaaagtcaaaactaaattttcataattcagagcatgaAAATTAAAACTTCATAATTTTCTATTAAATTtacttgttctcttgatattctttattgaagattaaacctaggtaggctgctaAAAGCTTAGATGTGTGCATGTGACAGTGTTTAAGTATgtacaacattgctataaacaccGCTACAAGAtggcttaagacacatgcacactcctgagctcacctaggataacCATTTagcaaaggacatcaagagaactaagcaatattGATAAGTAAATTGGGccatttaaaaatgtcatgcttttTTCAataagtttaattttaaaattacatcAGAAATAAGTATTATATAGGAACAGACTAGCCAGATGCatgtttaatatacatttaaaattggttACTCAGTCATGAGTATCTAAAGTAATTAGGGACTGCACAAAAGACCGACCATTTCAAGCAATAACTGAGCAGTGTGTAGGAAGGTAAAGGTTGTGAATTATACAGAACACCTCCCAATCTCACTGGGAAGGAGTGGGAAAACTACAATCCTCAAACTTTAAATACAGAAAGACtggcaaaataattttttaaagttttactttaCACAAATTAGACCCTTAGAGATATAAGCCGGAGAGCTTTAAAATTATGGGGTCACTTGTGCTGTTATGTCACATTAAAaacttatgaaaataaaaatttaCCCCATAACGTTTTTCTCTTAAGAGAAAAATTAATACTACTGCTGCAGTTTACTTGTTACTTGACCCTTTAAGCATTTCAGTCTAACAAACTAGTTTCTAAAAGGTGGTTACAAAATTCTGGAATTGAAATTAAACAAACTTACATAAATAGCGCCTGTTTAACATGTCAAATACTCTGCCAGGGGTGCCCACAATTATGTGAGGGGCCTCAGACTGAAGCTTCTGTACTTCAGCTCTCACATTGGTGCCACCAATACAGGCATGGCAAGAGGCACCCATGTAGTCTCCAAGAGCCATAACTACCTTCTGgatctaaagaaaaaatataaataaaaataatttaaaaatagagaACTCAAATAAGTGCGCACGGGCATTTCTCTCAAGCTAACCATATCTATTCAAAAAGGGGAAATATGCTTTCCTTTGCTACATTTACAGTGGGTATATTCTGATGCTTATGTGCAGACAAAAGCTGCACTGTGGCGTTAAAAAAGTTGCCTTGTCACAaataagtagggttgcaccgataccaagtatttgcacgaGTACTTGTGAATATGCTCCGATAATTAATTAAacaatacctccacttcctacccataagcCATCTTTGTGACTTTTccaactgcatgttcccatttcattttaagcgggagtggagactaaactaaaaattgttcacttctgttctgccaatacaaattgctgttatttgtattgtaggagagatcattgTTCCCCGTTCAGACAAAccactgaagtactgggcagttaaagtgaatgtaaattctgatgctaaagtgcccggtttttaaaatttttattaaaaaaacgggggcacgttaattcatcaaaatttacatttcactcctgttgggggggggggggggaaaaaaaaaaaaaaaaaaaaaaaccacccctttTACTCTTGACACAGcatctccagcttcctccacccgttgcaaagcctcttcctgggtctaaaatgatgaatccagcttcctccaatcacagcgttgaatcagacaccgatttcCCCCGGGAGGGGggagaaagccatgattggaggatgaccaatgaCCAGAAATGtctgacgaccggaggaagctggagcagctgtcaagtttaaaaaggtattttttttttacaacaggagtgaagtgtaaattgatgaattaaagtgcccctgtttttaatcaaatttttaaaaaacgggcactttagcatcaaaatttacattcactttaataaactgagatttccagctttgGCTAAAAtggccccaaaaaaataaaatctatcttTCTCCTCCATGCAGTAGTgttgaaagtgaaagactgttcagcttagtctCAAAACATCCTTACTgatagaaacagacttatagctgaacattcAGAGATGCTTCTGCACCTAAAACTTGCCACTAACttaaaaaattattctaattgctagattgcctgttatactgctagttctcatcttgcacaatgatgtttaaaacatactgtacactgaggaacatccttagcttaaataattgcaggaagagtgttcataagaaaaattaagttaattccaaggaacactcatcctacaattataggactagatttagattaagctttaccaatgctctgttcacatttccaactccatagactttaatggcgtTGGACATGTAATgaaagcattggtaaagcttactagtcaaatgtaatctagcccatagtgttattCCCCataattaaacagtgcactgttatattttttactatatggcacttttggttggttgtgattttagttatttattgtaatatttttatttataaacatgttctgtgaaactTTTGACATCAAATAAACTGGTTTTATTACTTCATAATGTAATTTGAGTTGGTTCTTCATAATTATATAGAGCTATCTAAAATAATtattctgtattgtgcttggtaaaatgtcacatgaccaaaaaaacataatttatgtaagaacttacctgataaattcatttctttcatattaacaagagtccatgagctagtgacgtatgggatatacattcctaccaggaggggcaaagtttcccaaaccttaaaatgcctataaatacacccctcaccacacccacaaatcagtttaacgaatagccaagaagtggggtgataagaaaaaaagtgcgaagcatataaaataaggaattggaataattgtgctttacaaaaaaatcataaccaccacaaaaaagggtgggcctcatggactcttgttaatatgaaagaaatgaatttatcaggtaagttcttacataaattatgttttctttcatgtaattaacaagagtccatgagctagtgacgtatgggataatgactacccaagatgtggatctttccacacaagagtcactagagagggagggataaaataaagacagccaattcctgctgaaaataatccacacccaaaataaagtttaacaaaaaacataagcagaagattcaaactgaaaccgctgcctgaagaacttttctaccaaaaactgcttcagaagaagaaaatacatcaaaatggtagaatttagtaaaagtatgcaaagaggaccaagttgctgctttgcagatctggtcaaccgaagcttcattcctaaacgcccaggaagtagaaactgaccgagtagaatgagctgtaattctttgaggcggaattttacccgactcaacataggcaagatgaattaaagatttcaaccaagatgccaaagaaatggcagaagctttctggcctttcctagaaccggaaaagataacaaatagactagaagtcttacggaaagatttcgtagcttcaacataatatttcaaagctctaacaacatccaaagaatgcaatgatttctccttagaattcttaggattaggacataatgaaggaaccacaatttctctactaatgttgttggaattcacaactttaggtaaaa is part of the Bombina bombina isolate aBomBom1 chromosome 6, aBomBom1.pri, whole genome shotgun sequence genome and harbors:
- the EIF4A1 gene encoding eukaryotic initiation factor 4A-I, producing MSASYDNRSRDNGPEGMEPDGIIESNWNEVVDSFDDMNLSESLLRGIYAYGFEKPSAIQQRAILPCIKGYDVIAQAQSGTGKTATFAISILQQVELDMKATQALVLAPTRELAQQIQKVVMALGDYMGASCHACIGGTNVRAEVQKLQSEAPHIIVGTPGRVFDMLNRRYLSPKYIKMFVLDEADEMLSRGFKDQIYDIFQKLSSNAQVVLLSATMPADVLEVTKKFMRDPIRILVKKEELTLEGIRQFYVNVEREEWKLDTLCDLYETLTITQAVIFINTRRKVDWLTEKMHARDFTVSALHGDMDQKERDVIMREFRSGSSRVLITTDLLARGIDVQQVSLVINYDLPTNRENYIHRIGRGGRFGRKGVAINMVTEEDKRTLKDIETFYNTTIEEMPMNVADLI